In Alkalihalobacillus sp. TS-13, the following are encoded in one genomic region:
- a CDS encoding transporter, giving the protein MNNRQNPLSSLLQNILGGFGPQQQGPPSGPPFPDGGGPPPGPPPKFIPTQSPSTFQAGPGAGTFAVDPGALRPCMRRYVYIWLTGGYSFWAWLTFVGRNSVAGYRWTGRRWVYFGIDRRQIASFVCY; this is encoded by the coding sequence ATATTCTAGGCGGATTCGGTCCACAACAGCAAGGCCCACCATCTGGCCCGCCGTTTCCTGATGGAGGTGGTCCGCCGCCAGGACCTCCACCGAAATTCATCCCAACACAATCACCATCAACTTTTCAAGCTGGACCTGGGGCTGGAACTTTTGCGGTAGATCCTGGCGCACTTAGGCCATGTATGCGCAGGTATGTTTATATTTGGCTCACCGGTGGATATTCATTCTGGGCATGGCTTACATTTGTCGGAAGAAACTCTGTAGCTGGATACCGGTGGACAGGGCGTAGATGGGTGTATTTTGGTATTGACCGTCGACAAATCGCTTCTTTTGTCTGTTATTGA